In Setaria italica strain Yugu1 chromosome IX, Setaria_italica_v2.0, whole genome shotgun sequence, the genomic stretch TTTCAAATTAATTTGAAGGAAGAAAGTTATCAGAagatgtcaaaaaaaaaaaaccagagGTAGTATAGCACGGAGGACGCTTCATACCGACTTAAAATGTACAACCTTTCCTCACTAATAGAGTAACAGTCAACGGTGAGCAACGGAGCACAAAACCTAAAGTGCTACTAAGCACCACACATAAGTACTGTTAAGCCTTGAAGTTAAACAACACCGGTATGCAACATAAAGAGCATGACCTTTTACCGTAAGATTAACAAAGATGGCCACACCTACCTCAAGGTGCTTGGAGATGGCGTACACAGAATATAGCTTCCACCAAGTTCGAACTGGCATTGCAACCATGGCTTCTCTGAACAATTTATACTCGTATACTTGGCCATCTCCATCTCACCATGACACCTTCGGTTCATTGGTTGACAGAATTGAAATAATCAGAGGTACCTTAGCCGGGAAGCGGCCAGCAGGGCGCAACCAACGGAACGTACAGGGGAGTAGGGGACGAGCGGGAGCTTACAGCAGGAACCTTTCCCTTGCATGATCGAGCAGGAGCAACAGGCCGGGCCGGCGCAGCGATGGAGACGGCAGTGTCCTATGCTTGGCTCCCTTCTTCAGTTCTTCCCCATGAGGAATGAAAATGTTAAAGTCATCTTTCTACCAAACAGACTATTCATCCATATTCAGGCATGAGCATGACAGGTTAGAAACTTAGAATGCATGCTGATTTTATTATGCACTCGCGTTTGTACTGTATGGGGACACTTGCACAGTTAGGCCAGGCTTGTTTATTAGTGGTGCAGGTACTAGTTGTTCCATTTGCAGGGTATTTTAAACAGGTTCTACTTCTGATGCTTGCAACAGCCAACAAGATACTTCTATACGAAGTAGTAACAAGATGCAACATCAGAACGGCTGGTTGCAGACTGAAATTTGGCAGGTGGAGAAACAACAGAAGATTAGAATGATTCTGTACATATTGTTATTGCAGGCGACAGCAGAAGATTGTTAAATTTCAACTCACTCCCTAAGCATAAAGAGCCAAATAAGCAGCAACCTATGTGCACCTAAAGCAGAATTACAGAAAGCAGTGTTACATGAAAGGGCTATGGCCGAGGGGTATCAAAATTTGTGCTAACCAAATGGGTATTGCATGGCCAAATGACTACATCCTGTAACAACGGAAGCAGGACTAAGACAGTAGTCTGCTTGCCACCAATCTTCTGCAAAAAACAGTCTCCACATTTTAATTGAATTGCCAGCTGCAAAGGAAAAACAAAGACCCATTATGAGCTAaatatcttcttttctttttagtaTTATGCATATAAATTAGGAACTCGTGAAGCTTTTAGTTGTATAGTGCTATGCATTAAGATAAGTGGAGAGTGATATTAATTAAAATTCAGAAAGGGCAATACATATGTGCAATAAAAAATGAATGCAAAGGGCAACATATTGATTTTCCCCCCTAAAAATGAGTGAATGAAAGAGACATTATGTTCAGATAAACAAAATAGTTATCTATGTGTTGAATCCACAAGCAATATCAGGGAGAAACGTGCAGCAACGGTGTCTATGTTCTCACAAAAGTAGGAAAAGGCGGAAACTGCAGTGCAGTTAATATCTTTGGTAAAAAGAACTGCTTGTCTCCATCTCAAACAAAAATAAGAAAGAACTGATAGTAACTACTGGTACAACCAGTAAGCAATTTTTCATAAAAGAGCTGAGAAAGTGAAGTTAAATGGAAGTACAAGAATAGGAATAGCAACAGCAAACAACATATCCAGTTGGTCTCAAATCACAATGGTTTCTCATCCATATTTGATGCTCTATTTGCATTACCAGGACCTGTTTAGAATGATCTTCCTTTTCTCTTGCTAGAATGGCTGGCATCACCTCTAGCTAGTAGCACAAAGGAAAACTGGTAAAGACAACATACTGCCCTTCAAACTGATTTTAAATAATCCTGAATGTTACTAAAAAGCAAAGAAAGTGGTTAAAGTATATGTTTTGATGAACATACTAAATTCTGGCAAAGATATACAGCAAAGTGTATTAATGCTAACTCAATCTTGACTGGTTCATCaggaaaaggagaagaattctTGAAATTAAAGAAGGACCAACAATTTAATATGAGTTATGTTATGTACCATGTCATAATAAGACAGTAAGTGTAGATAGAATACTGATTGATTAGGAGATACATGCGTACATATATATAACAATTTAATATAGAATGCTGGAGCCAGATATCCTAGCTGGCTACATGGCCTTATGTGTGTGCTACACATATACATCAACCAACAGTAAGAACTGTTCCAACAAAGAAGTATCCCGAGTAAAGGTCTGATTGGGATTTAAAAACCAGGTCAagacctttttctttttcttagtCAGCAACTGTATTTACTCGGTGGTTTGTTGCCCCTCTTTTCAATTATTCTAATTCAAAATCTCGGAACACGATGTTGAAGTCAAAATACACATACTTCAACCATATTTGATTGCATTTGCTGGTAGTCAACAAGGGTGTGAGGACAAACCAGGCAGAGTTCTGAAAACCAGAGCTAGAATTTCCAGTTTACAATCTTCGGCAACAGCTTTCAGAATCTTGCCCAAGGCTGATAAAGCATATTGCTCAAATCTTGTTTCTAAGTTTGTCTGCAGATAATCTAGTGAGGTTCTTTACTTTTCAGAGAATAACATAATGGATTATGATCTGGAGCTTGTACATAGTAAATGCTTTTGCTCTATGTTCCTATCTATTTTGTGTTCCAGAGCACTCGTATTTTACCAGGAACCCAAAAGTCCAATATTCGAATTGTTGCTACTGTTATTCTGACATTTACTACATATTCCAAGGACCAGATAGTATACCTAGTCAGTACCTGATCATTTGAGGAAGTTACAGAAGCATGGACAATGTCACATCCCAAAGCAGCATGTACTATCCAGCTGCATGTGTTTGCCTCTTTTGTCTTTTGATAAGGCCTTCCATCAAAGTGATATAAGTTGAACTGTCAACAGACAAGCCCTTCTGCatcatctcatccaaagcagcCTTAGCTTCTTTCAGTTGCCCACCAATGCAGAGCTCATTTACACGTTTCCTATAGTTCTCCTGATCACCAGTTTCTGTCTTAGGTTTGACCTCTGGGTCCTTTCCTGTCTCCACTTCCTCCACAGAAGATCCCATTAGAGGATAAGAAAAACTTTTAGATAATTTTCCGCTCTCAGTTAGCTTATTCAGCATATTCTGTGCTTCCTCTGATCGGCCTGCCTCAGATAGTGCAGATAACACAACATTGTAAGCAAATGCATCAGGCTGCAAACCTCTGATCTCCATGTCAGCAAAGAAATGCAAAGCCATATCGACATTGCCATCTTTGCACAAAGCTTGAATTAAAGTGTTATAGGTGATGACATCAACCTTCTTCCCTTTCTCTACCCATGACTTGAAAAGCTTCAACGCTTTGTCAAGCTTGCCATATTGACAAAGCCCATTCATCAAAGTGTTGCAGGTAACAACATCTGGCTTAAAAGAATTTTCCACCATCTTGTTGTGGAATTGGAAAgcgttctccaagtctccttCCTTACAATAGGCATGAATAATTATATTGTAGGTGGTTTCATCTGGCACTAACCCCTTCTCCACCACTTCATTCAATTTATCAATTGCCTCTTTCAACTTCCCCATTCTGGAAAGCCCTTTGATTAATGTGTTGTAAGTAGAAATACTAGGTGTTAACTTCCTTGCAACCATTTCATCCCACAGACGCAGAGCAGGCTCTGGATTATACTCCTTGAAGTAGGCTGCCATCATTGTACCATAGCTAACTTCATCAGGTACAAAACCCCTCTGCGGCGGTGAACGCAATAGCTCCTCAGCTTCTTCATAGCGCTTCTCTTTGCATAGGTTATATAGTAAAGTGTTCAGGGTGAAAGTGTCCATTTTGAGTCCCTTTCCCACCATCTCATCCATCAATAAATATGCTTTGGCAACATTGCCGGCTTTGCAGTATGCATCAATCAATGTATTGTATGTAACCACATCCGGTGCCAAGCCCTCCTTTGCCATCATATTCAAGCGCACTAATGCCTGTTCCAAATGTCCCTCCCTGCAGAGCCCCTTCACCACAATGTTATGTGTGACCAAACTTGCCTTCACCCCTTTGTAGTGCATTTCCTCGAGCAGAATCAGTGCATCAGAAGAGCGCTTCCACTTGAAACATGCATCAACAAGCGTATTGTAGGTGACTACATCAGGCGATACTATGCCGAGCCGCTCAATCTTATCCTTCAACCTAAATGCCTCATCCACCTTCCCTGCCTGGCAGAGCCCTGCAGCGAGCACATTGTACGTCCACAGGTCAGGCTCCAACCCGAACGCTGTCATGGCCTCCACGACCTTGGTCGCCTGCTTGATCCACCCAAACCTCGCATATGCCGAGACGAGGGTATTATACGTGGGCCTGGTGGGCGTGATCCCCTCCTTCTTCATCCTGGCCAGCAGCGCCCGCGCCTCACCGAGCATGCCCTTGCGGCAATGCGCGTTGAGGAGCGTGTTGTAGGTGACAGCGTCTGGGGAAAGTCCAAACCCCTGCATTGTGGAGAGCGTGGAgagggcgtcggcgagggtGCCCTTGGAGCAGTGGGTGTGGACCAGGAGGTTGAAGGTGTAATGGTTGGGGTGGAGCCGCAACCCGATGAGGGAGCGGAAGGCGTCCAGAGAGGCCTGCGGCGAGGTGGTGGGGCAGCGAGAGAGGGCGGAGAGGACGGCGTTAGCGGCCTGGAGGGAGGGACAAATGCGTCCGCGGCGGCGAAAGGAGTGGAGGAGCTGCGCGGCGAGTTGGGGGCGGCCGAGACGGGCGTACGCGGACagcgcggcgtcggcgagcgcgCTCGTGGGGCGACTCgtgaggaggtggcggtggaggcggctcAGCGGGTCGTGCGGAACGAAgtcgaggaggagcgggaggaggtTGCGGTAGGGGAGCACGGGGAGGAGTGGAAGGAGGGAGGCAAGGCAGGACGGAGGTGAGACGAAGCGGCGGTAGGCGATGAGAACGTGCGGCGAGGCAAGCGACGGGTTTGCAGCGACAAGGGCGAGCACGCGCGGGTGGTGCGAGGCGGTGAGACGAGGCAGGTACGGGCCCAGGAGAGCGtccatgggcggcggcgagggcaggCGGGAGCCGGAGACGAGAGCTTCCGCCACGGCCGAGACAAGGGCGGAGTCTGAGCCggtgccgcggccgcggccggatgcggccgccggcgaggaggaggcggaggcggaagcGGGGGTGGAAGGTGGGGTGTCGTCCATGGGGACgggaggagggaggtggcgtTGTGTGACGGCGCGGCAGGCGGAgggaagaggaagga encodes the following:
- the LOC101780938 gene encoding pentatricopeptide repeat-containing protein At2g16880, which codes for MDDTPPSTPASASASSSPAAASGRGRGTGSDSALVSAVAEALVSGSRLPSPPPMDALLGPYLPRLTASHHPRVLALVAANPSLASPHVLIAYRRFVSPPSCLASLLPLLPVLPYRNLLPLLLDFVPHDPLSRLHRHLLTSRPTSALADAALSAYARLGRPQLAAQLLHSFRRRGRICPSLQAANAVLSALSRCPTTSPQASLDAFRSLIGLRLHPNHYTFNLLVHTHCSKGTLADALSTLSTMQGFGLSPDAVTYNTLLNAHCRKGMLGEARALLARMKKEGITPTRPTYNTLVSAYARFGWIKQATKVVEAMTAFGLEPDLWTYNVLAAGLCQAGKVDEAFRLKDKIERLGIVSPDVVTYNTLVDACFKWKRSSDALILLEEMHYKGVKASLVTHNIVVKGLCREGHLEQALVRLNMMAKEGLAPDVVTYNTLIDAYCKAGNVAKAYLLMDEMVGKGLKMDTFTLNTLLYNLCKEKRYEEAEELLRSPPQRGFVPDEVSYGTMMAAYFKEYNPEPALRLWDEMVARKLTPSISTYNTLIKGLSRMGKLKEAIDKLNEVVEKGLVPDETTYNIIIHAYCKEGDLENAFQFHNKMVENSFKPDVVTCNTLMNGLCQYGKLDKALKLFKSWVEKGKKVDVITYNTLIQALCKDGNVDMALHFFADMEIRGLQPDAFAYNVVLSALSEAGRSEEAQNMLNKLTESGKLSKSFSYPLMGSSVEEVETGKDPEVKPKTETGDQENYRKRVNELCIGGQLKEAKAALDEMMQKGLSVDSSTYITLMEGLIKRQKRQTHAAG